The Aequorivita sublithincola DSM 14238 genome window below encodes:
- a CDS encoding GIY-YIG nuclease family protein → MAKENKLTDEDNALLSALGVEVEAKKSITHTKQEERIIAGFEEIQKFVEKHGRLPEHGEDKDIFERLYAVRLDQIIKIKNHKALLGDLDYQNILSRDYENVSSIPDNLSDDELLAKLGVDEEDDSITKLKYVKPRSVKRAVEEMANREVCQDFDEFKPLFDDVKNDIEIGYRNTIRFRKDAGFTKASLSEKQFVIIGGQIAYIAKIGEFFKAPNSEDDARLRVIYANGTESNILLRSLIRAMYKDETSRFISEPNLGPLFSGENSDDDLESGTVYVLRSLSDNPLVTENKNVIHKIGVTGQEVKNRISNAKNDPTYLMAEVEIVATYKLANINRMKLEKVIQKFLGNANLDIEVKDRFGKLVKVKEWFLVPIFIIDKMIDKIKDGTIGDFYYEPTTAELKRR, encoded by the coding sequence ATGGCTAAGGAAAATAAACTTACTGATGAAGACAATGCGCTTCTTTCAGCACTAGGTGTTGAAGTTGAAGCCAAGAAATCTATTACCCATACTAAACAAGAAGAGCGCATTATTGCTGGGTTTGAAGAAATTCAAAAATTTGTAGAGAAACACGGACGTTTGCCAGAGCACGGAGAAGACAAGGATATTTTTGAAAGATTGTACGCGGTCAGGCTTGATCAGATTATCAAAATTAAAAACCATAAGGCACTCTTAGGTGATTTGGATTATCAAAATATTCTAAGTAGAGATTATGAGAATGTTTCAAGCATTCCAGATAATTTAAGTGATGATGAGTTATTAGCAAAACTTGGAGTTGATGAAGAAGATGATTCGATCACTAAATTAAAATATGTTAAACCACGTTCAGTAAAAAGGGCTGTGGAGGAAATGGCAAATAGAGAGGTATGTCAAGATTTCGACGAATTTAAACCTCTCTTTGATGATGTTAAGAATGATATTGAGATTGGCTACCGAAACACAATCCGATTTAGAAAAGATGCTGGGTTTACCAAAGCATCTCTTAGTGAAAAGCAGTTTGTTATTATTGGAGGTCAGATTGCATACATTGCTAAGATCGGTGAATTTTTTAAAGCTCCAAATAGTGAAGATGACGCTCGATTAAGAGTTATTTATGCCAATGGTACCGAAAGTAATATTTTATTAAGGTCTCTCATTCGGGCAATGTATAAAGATGAAACAAGCCGATTTATTTCCGAACCGAATCTGGGTCCTTTGTTCTCAGGAGAAAACAGTGATGATGATCTTGAAAGCGGTACTGTTTATGTTCTTCGCTCACTTTCTGATAATCCGTTGGTAACTGAGAACAAGAATGTAATTCATAAAATTGGTGTAACAGGTCAAGAGGTTAAAAATCGTATTTCAAATGCTAAAAACGATCCAACTTATCTGATGGCAGAAGTTGAAATTGTAGCCACTTACAAACTAGCTAATATCAATCGTATGAAGTTGGAAAAGGTTATTCAAAAATTTTTAGGTAACGCAAACCTTGATATTGAGGTCAAAGATCGTTTTGGAAAATTGGTTAAAGTTAAAGAATGGTTTTTAGTTCCAATATTTATTATTGATAAGATGATTGATAAAATTAAGGATGGAACAATTGGAGATTTTTATTATGAGCCTACAACGGCGGAGCTGAAAAGACGATGA
- a CDS encoding DUF3800 domain-containing protein, whose protein sequence is MNKIYFDEAGNTGQDMLNNDQKVFVLASVNYDDKAQNEIKSIFIVDGEIHFKQLKKSDAGRRKILAFLNSPWIKEDHIILYYANKEFATCGQIVDLLIETVFYHKGYDLYLHGRHIAYTNWIFYFGNFYWNKHLFNIFLEAFVAMIRNKDAVSISNFYTITEELYCQIDEKKILEPVRKSKSHIEEVLGAVDQFSIDVTFSTFLVLCDKWAKQINDKIDVRFDQSKQIEHYKRYIDKTLELVPKTSKTIEIGYDNRTMSFPHQISSVELVNSTDEMGVQCADLIASAIAFAYNNEEGKMEKFSKQIKESKLFQLSNSQCLWPTDDVSPIALGLEKGEGINPLDFLVHNFPQAFKD, encoded by the coding sequence ATGAATAAAATCTATTTTGATGAGGCTGGAAATACTGGTCAGGATATGCTCAATAATGATCAAAAGGTTTTTGTTTTGGCTTCCGTAAATTATGATGATAAGGCGCAAAATGAAATAAAATCAATTTTCATTGTAGATGGCGAGATTCATTTTAAGCAATTAAAAAAGAGTGATGCAGGTCGAAGAAAGATTTTAGCTTTTTTGAACAGTCCTTGGATTAAGGAAGATCACATAATACTATATTATGCGAATAAGGAATTTGCTACTTGTGGCCAGATAGTCGATTTATTGATTGAGACGGTTTTTTATCATAAAGGATATGACTTATACCTTCACGGTCGCCATATAGCCTATACAAATTGGATATTCTACTTCGGTAACTTCTATTGGAATAAACATTTATTCAACATTTTTCTAGAAGCTTTTGTTGCAATGATTAGAAATAAAGATGCTGTATCAATCAGTAATTTCTACACTATAACTGAAGAATTGTATTGCCAAATTGACGAAAAGAAAATTCTTGAACCTGTTAGAAAAAGTAAAAGCCATATTGAAGAAGTTTTGGGTGCGGTTGACCAATTTTCAATAGATGTCACATTTTCTACCTTTTTGGTTCTTTGTGATAAATGGGCAAAACAGATTAATGATAAAATTGATGTGAGATTTGATCAGTCAAAACAAATTGAACATTATAAAAGATACATCGATAAAACACTTGAACTTGTTCCAAAAACCAGCAAAACCATAGAAATAGGATATGATAATCGTACTATGAGTTTCCCTCATCAAATCTCATCTGTGGAATTGGTTAACTCTACTGATGAAATGGGTGTTCAATGTGCTGATTTAATTGCCAGCGCAATTGCTTTTGCTTATAATAATGAAGAAGGTAAAATGGAAAAGTTTTCAAAACAAATTAAAGAAAGTAAGCTATTCCAATTGTCAAATTCTCAATGTCTATGGCCAACTGACGATGT